ttatgaaaCAACATGTAATGACCcagttggtacctatattaataataataacatatttatacatatactataatagtctaaagataaataaacataattattaatttattaaattatacttttcttttaatttacgaaatattgtatataatatataaaaaaattgcaagcattataaatacaaattattcatttaaacaatttacacaAATATCCTTCATATGCTCTTTACACGCATATTTTCGGCATTGGCCACAAAATCTTCTggttgatttgtttttatttcgtgGACATACATAACATCGACCCACATAATTTGGAAGATTTTCTGGTATTACTGAAATTGAAGGCTCTTCGATACCTAAAAGTGCACGTGCACGTCGTCTTAATTCTACTGGTAGTTTAGTAATCGTTGATCTGTACTTAATTTGAGGTTTCAGTAGTTCCCatgcaatattttcaataaattgccgtcttgatatttttgaatttaaattgtttgcttTGTATATACAAATAGCATTTATAGCAGATATGTTCAGTAgatcataaaaaataaccattggCCATCTACGAGTATTCCTAGCCACATTGTATTTTTCACATAGTTGGTCTACTAAGTCAACACCGatcttagttttattataaaaagtaatcatTTCAGGTTTTTTAGCATGATTTTCTTCGTCAATTGTGTCGTCATTGTGCATACTTGACACAACTAATAcagctttattttttttgggaCAATATGACACTAATGTATAATCTTCTTGAAATCCAAAAATCGAGCTATGCAGTtctctatttttatttggtaaaaacTCTGATGGTAGTtctcttttattttttcttatagtgcctgtatatgttaattttttattgtgttttaatttttttattagtggaAAACTTGTAAACCAGTTATCAGCGGTAATATTTCTGTTGCTTCCTTCTACTGGTTGTACAAGTCTAAGAACAATATCTTCACCagaatttttacatttatatggCCCTTCAGGTTGAGTACCTACATAAGCTTCAAGATTAAATGTATAAGCTGTTTTGGCATCAACTAacgcaaacatttttaatccaTACTTGGCCGGTTTGCTAGGAATGTATTGTTTGAATGAACAACGACCTCGAAACGCTAATAATTGTTCATCAACCGTTAGATATTCACttgctataaaattattttgaaaattcgcaataaagtattcaaatacttctCTTATAGGTGCTAATTTGTCGATTTCTCTTCTttcatttctattatttatgtcATCAAAACGGATGCATCTAACTAAAAATCTGAAACGTTTTTCACTCATTGCTAAATAACATGCTTCAACTCCACTACCTCTAGAATTATCCCAAATTTGATGAGCATTTTTTCTCGCACACCTCAAAGCcccaatcaaaaataaaattccaataaaTGCATTAATTTCTCTCTCATCAGTCAATCTAGCGTCAGATTCACGTTGAAAATTTGCTTTTATACTttcaatgtatatatttgtCGAAATGGTGATTAAACGAATTACATTctcgtttataaataattttaaacaatcaatttcaaatttggcaTTACGTGCATTTTGTTTAGGACTaggtaaatgtgtaataatattatgggaaCGTACTCGAATTTGCATATTTGGTTTGTTTTTCTTCCATTTTGTGGTTTTGTCTTTCcccaaataaaagttattattctgAACGTTACttacattttcatttgtttcATTTTCCGAAATATCTTGCTCTGATTCTGATTCGTGATCACTTTTTTGAGTAGTATCAATTTCTTCGTTGTCACTTTCATCATCCGCTTCACTCATTTCATCACAACTTGACAACTCATTAAGCCAATTTTCAACAATAGATGGGTCAAGCGTTGAATCCACATGTCTTTTTTTTTGTGAAGacataatttatctataaataataataataattattattattatcagggttgggattttatagcacttaaaattgcataaatatgcGCTATAATATGACCTTAACTTTCGCTAAATATGcgttaaaaatatgcaataaaaacaacaaaatatgaaaaaaagaaatttattaagtaattacttacaaatttgaaattattataggtatttacttaagttaattatcgctaaatatgcgctaaaaatatgcaaacaacaaaatatgaaaaaaaaagcaaatttgACCCATATTCGCTTAGAAGATAATTTAGAACGAATGTTTTCCATAGTctcgttatatatattatccacATATAACTTTCTTAACGTGGTTTGATCTGGAATCGGATTTTTCATGTACGTTTCAAGAAATTGTCGAAATATTGgattagataatttatttaaaggaATGTTTGCCGCTATAAATGCTTTACATAAATCGACATTAAAAGAGTTTTTTTGGTAGCTCGTAAGaaactgttgttttttttcaattttattttgatggcGCTTCGTTGCTTTAATATGTTTATCTGTTTTTAAGTGCTgagttatgttaaattttttttcactgttCACTTTACACTCAcataattgacaaaataatacattgtcaTCTACCTTAAACACTTCTTCGCCGAACTCTGATACAAAATTATTGAGTTTACACGAAAGAGATGATTTAACTTTTggcattttaaaacaaatagttaCTACACATAAACGGCGAAAATACAACGTAACACACGAGTACAGGCAC
The nucleotide sequence above comes from Acyrthosiphon pisum isolate AL4f unplaced genomic scaffold, pea_aphid_22Mar2018_4r6ur Scaffold_20700;HRSCAF=21879, whole genome shotgun sequence. Encoded proteins:
- the LOC103308370 gene encoding piggyBac transposable element-derived protein 4-like; translation: MSEKRFRFLVRCIRFDDINNRNERREIDKLAPIREVFEYFIANFQNNFIASEYLTVDEQLLAFRGRCSFKQYIPSKPAKYGLKMFALVDAKTAYTFNLEAYVGTQPEGPYKCKNSGEDIVLRLVQPVEGSNRNITADNWFTSFPLIKKLKHNKKLTYTGTIRKNKRELPSEFLPNKNRELHSSIFGFQEDYTLVSYCPKKNKAVLVVSSMHNDDTIDEENHAKKPEMITFYNKTKIGVDLVDQLCEKYNVARNTRRWPMVIFYDLLNISAINAICIYKANNLNSKISRRQFIENIAWELLKPQIKYRSTITKLPVELRRRARALLGIEEPSISVIPENLPNYVGRCYVCPRNKNKSTRRFCGQCRKYACKEHMKDICVNCLNE